One window of the Rhodococcus sovatensis genome contains the following:
- a CDS encoding acyl-CoA dehydrogenase → MGHYKSNLRDLEFNLFELFGLDQSLAGENFGDLDGEAARDMLREVVRLAEGPLAESFAESDRNPPVFDPETHTVTLPDAFKKSFKALYDGEWWRVGLDEEVGGIPAPRTLGWALNELLLGANPAAFMYSAGPGFANVLFHNGTDEQKEWAKVIVERRWAATMVLTEPDAGSDVGAGRTKAIKQDDGSWHIEGVKRFITSAVSDDLFENTMHLVLARPEGAGPGTKGLSLFYVPNTHFDFDKGELGERNGVFVTGVEHKMGLKASTTCELTFGGHGIPAQGWLVGEVHKGIAQMFDVIEHARMMVGTKAIATLSTGYLNALEYAKERVQGADLTQMTDKTAPRVTITHHPDVRRSLMTQKAYAEGLRAVYLYTAAHQDPITAKQVSDADEDIAYRVNDLLLPIVKGVGSEIAYRQLAESLQTLGGSGFLQDYPIEQYIRDSKIDSLYEGTTAIQAQDFFFRKIARDRGVALAHVAGQIKSFIDSEAGNGRLKAERALLATALEDVQAIVTTMTQQLMGAQEQPTELYKVGLASVRFLMAFGDLLIGWLLLRQAEIAITALDNGAEGKDKSFYEGKVAVASFFSKNVLPELTATRGILTNIDLDVMELDEAAF, encoded by the coding sequence ATGGGCCATTACAAGAGCAACCTTCGGGATCTCGAGTTCAATCTGTTCGAACTGTTCGGACTCGACCAGTCCCTCGCGGGCGAAAATTTCGGCGACCTCGACGGCGAGGCGGCCCGCGACATGCTGCGCGAGGTCGTACGCCTGGCGGAGGGTCCCCTCGCAGAGTCGTTCGCCGAATCGGACCGCAATCCTCCCGTGTTCGACCCCGAAACACACACCGTCACGCTGCCGGACGCCTTCAAGAAGTCGTTCAAGGCGCTGTACGACGGTGAGTGGTGGCGCGTCGGTCTGGACGAGGAGGTCGGCGGAATCCCAGCACCCCGCACGCTCGGGTGGGCCCTCAACGAGCTGCTGCTCGGTGCCAACCCAGCGGCATTCATGTACTCCGCAGGTCCCGGCTTCGCCAACGTGCTGTTCCACAATGGCACCGATGAGCAGAAGGAATGGGCCAAGGTCATCGTCGAGCGCAGGTGGGCAGCCACCATGGTGCTCACCGAGCCCGACGCCGGATCCGATGTCGGCGCCGGCCGCACCAAGGCGATAAAGCAGGACGACGGTTCCTGGCACATCGAGGGCGTCAAGCGCTTCATCACCTCGGCCGTGTCCGACGACCTGTTCGAGAACACGATGCACCTCGTCCTGGCTCGCCCCGAGGGCGCCGGACCGGGCACCAAAGGCCTGAGCCTGTTCTATGTCCCCAACACTCACTTCGACTTCGACAAGGGCGAACTCGGCGAACGCAACGGCGTCTTCGTCACCGGCGTCGAGCACAAGATGGGCCTCAAGGCCTCGACCACTTGTGAGCTCACCTTCGGTGGCCACGGAATCCCCGCGCAGGGCTGGCTCGTCGGCGAGGTCCACAAGGGCATCGCCCAGATGTTCGACGTCATCGAGCATGCACGAATGATGGTCGGCACCAAGGCAATCGCCACACTGTCCACCGGCTACCTCAACGCGCTCGAGTACGCCAAGGAGCGCGTCCAGGGCGCCGACCTGACGCAGATGACCGACAAGACCGCGCCGCGCGTCACCATCACCCATCACCCCGACGTGCGACGCAGCCTCATGACGCAGAAGGCGTACGCCGAGGGCCTGCGCGCGGTGTACCTCTACACCGCCGCGCACCAGGATCCGATCACCGCAAAGCAGGTCTCCGACGCCGACGAGGACATCGCCTACCGCGTCAACGACCTGCTGCTTCCGATCGTCAAGGGCGTCGGCTCGGAGATCGCCTACCGGCAGCTGGCCGAGTCGCTGCAGACGCTCGGCGGGTCCGGATTCCTTCAGGACTACCCGATCGAGCAGTACATCCGCGACTCGAAGATCGACTCGCTGTACGAGGGCACGACGGCCATCCAGGCGCAGGACTTCTTCTTCCGCAAGATCGCCCGTGACCGCGGCGTCGCGCTCGCTCATGTCGCCGGACAGATCAAGTCGTTCATCGACAGTGAAGCAGGCAACGGCCGACTCAAGGCCGAGCGCGCTCTGCTCGCCACCGCACTCGAGGACGTACAGGCCATCGTCACCACGATGACCCAGCAGCTCATGGGTGCACAGGAGCAGCCGACCGAGCTCTACAAGGTCGGACTCGCATCGGTGCGTTTCCTCATGGCATTCGGTGATCTGCTCATCGGTTGGCTGCTTCTTCGTCAGGCCGAGATCGCCATCACGGCACTCGACAACGGCGCAGAGGGCAAGGACAAGTCGTTCTACGAGGGCAAGGTCGCCGTCGCATCGTTCTTCTCCAAGAACGTTCTGCCGGAGCTGACCGCAACCCGCGGCATCCTCACCAACATCGACCTCGACGTCATGGAGCTCGACGAAGCTGCATTCTGA
- a CDS encoding class I SAM-dependent methyltransferase, which yields MDASAWDAKYSAADLVYGAPPNQTLVEFATALPRGRALDLASGEGRNALWLATRGWEVTAVDFSAVGLTKGHRIASKSPKSVQNRLTWVQADVTTALPEPEYDLVLMLYLHLPHAQRRTVIHNAIGGLKPDGILMILGHHSSNIADGIGGPQDPEILYTPEQLASDVGGHAAILRCEKRIRATPDGAAIDALLLASRSSLGSGAERG from the coding sequence ATGGATGCCTCGGCCTGGGACGCCAAATACTCCGCCGCAGATCTCGTGTACGGCGCTCCGCCCAATCAGACTCTCGTCGAGTTCGCAACGGCGCTCCCGCGAGGAAGGGCGCTGGATCTGGCCTCGGGCGAAGGACGAAATGCGTTGTGGCTGGCCACCCGTGGCTGGGAAGTAACAGCCGTCGACTTCTCTGCCGTCGGACTCACCAAGGGCCATCGAATCGCGTCGAAGTCCCCGAAGTCCGTTCAGAACCGCCTCACCTGGGTCCAAGCAGATGTGACCACCGCCCTACCTGAGCCCGAATATGACTTAGTGCTCATGCTCTATCTACATCTGCCCCACGCGCAACGTCGCACAGTGATCCACAACGCAATCGGTGGACTGAAACCTGATGGAATCCTCATGATTCTCGGTCACCACTCGTCGAATATCGCCGACGGGATCGGCGGACCTCAGGATCCCGAAATCCTGTACACACCAGAGCAATTGGCATCAGACGTGGGAGGCCACGCCGCGATTCTCAGGTGCGAAAAGCGGATACGAGCCACACCCGACGGCGCCGCGATCGACGCATTACTACTGGCAAGTAGGTCCAGCCTTGGCAGCGGAGCCGAACGGGGGTAA
- a CDS encoding flavin reductase family protein, producing the protein MTLTHTDLDQATLRQAYAQFPSGVVAVAAEIDGVPIGLAASSFVAVSIEPPLVAVCIQNMSTTWPKLEGLHSIGVSVLGEAHNDAARTLAAKTGDRFAGLDLQTTDNGAVFIEGATAWLDTTIEQQVPAGDHAIVLLRIHSLEVQSEIDPIIFHASKFRKLQA; encoded by the coding sequence ATGACCCTCACACACACCGATCTCGACCAGGCCACTCTCCGTCAGGCCTATGCGCAGTTCCCCAGCGGCGTCGTTGCCGTCGCAGCCGAAATCGATGGTGTTCCCATCGGGCTTGCGGCGAGCAGTTTCGTCGCGGTGTCCATCGAACCGCCGCTCGTCGCTGTGTGCATTCAGAACATGTCGACGACGTGGCCCAAGCTCGAGGGCCTGCACAGTATCGGCGTCAGCGTTCTGGGGGAGGCGCACAACGACGCCGCCCGCACCCTCGCGGCGAAGACGGGTGACCGGTTCGCAGGTCTAGATCTGCAGACCACCGACAACGGTGCAGTATTCATCGAAGGCGCGACCGCGTGGCTCGATACCACGATCGAACAGCAGGTCCCGGCCGGCGATCACGCAATCGTCCTGCTGCGTATCCACTCCCTGGAAGTGCAGAGCGAAATCGACCCGATCATTTTCCACGCTAGTAAGTTCCGCAAACTGCAAGCATGA
- a CDS encoding MarR family transcriptional regulator, protein MSLESDTHLARDLSVSALRLNRRLRLRHTSDRIPVGQLSILTTVFREGPMTTRELASRERIKPPSVSRSSHALVEMGLLERVPHPTDRRQVLLTLTQAGRRIASDDVAERERVLAEQLESLTDSQRGALAKASDILIRMVERVE, encoded by the coding sequence ATGAGCTTGGAATCGGACACGCACCTGGCCAGAGACCTTTCCGTCTCGGCGTTGCGACTGAATCGAAGGCTTCGGTTGCGTCACACCAGTGACAGAATTCCCGTCGGGCAGCTGTCCATCCTGACGACCGTTTTTCGGGAAGGGCCGATGACGACGCGCGAGCTGGCGTCCCGTGAGCGCATCAAGCCACCGTCGGTGTCACGCTCATCGCATGCGCTGGTGGAAATGGGCTTGCTCGAGCGAGTTCCTCATCCCACCGATCGGCGGCAAGTGTTGCTGACCCTCACCCAGGCAGGCCGCCGAATTGCCAGCGACGATGTCGCGGAACGCGAGAGAGTGCTCGCCGAGCAACTGGAATCGCTCACCGACAGTCAACGGGGAGCGTTGGCCAAGGCGTCGGACATCTTGATTCGAATGGTAGAGCGAGTCGAGTAA
- a CDS encoding VanW family protein produces the protein MSVGGDGKGKHEMVPDPPHSAAMSDDDDAVVEDVPPYEAITEVMRAIDPNEPPPGQTAGGVPAFDDETAEPAAVQPEEPEQLDEPVHPDQTVDANEIAGPDETAQPDETVQLDETVQPERPDLDVPVDVEAPVTGADVVADRPADDADAEVDSPSVLDEEQPALPPESQDTVGDAVDTPTTEVAAVDAEDPTAPVTMAQATEAPETNIDDGATVAFPVVESAAATEPSAPEEHTVDDSAPAGVSDDKSSRVKIAVIVGAAVAIIGVFYAADMLSSNGSVPRGVTVAGVAVGGLSHDDAEARLQAELGPRVDQAVDLDAGDQQLELVPRDAGLDIDWIATLDRAGSQPINPFTRLASFFTDSEIGVQSTVDPALLDAAVESIRAQTDRAPAEGDVVFEGTTPVGVTPAPGQALDVAGARETIETNWAFGALELPVETVDVAIHQDEVDRVLAEVAKPAVSAPVVFTGQDNAEAVLDPGGIARILSFEPDGDGALATRLDTAAATGILAPALASTETQPKDATFALGGGAPTVVPGVVGELVQWPKTLEQLPALLASTDARTGEAIYEPVQPELTTEGAQALGINEVVAEYTTGGFEYASGVNIGLTADIVNGALVKPGETFSLNEYTGPRGTAQGFVESGIIDNGRPDRAVGGGISQFATTLYNASYFGGMEDAGHTEHSYYISRYPEAREATVFEGAIDLKFTNPTKTGIVIESFATNSSVTVRLWGTKTVDVESVTGPRTNPTSPNTITLPAGPGCVASGGGSGFTASDTRVVTDIATGNEISRNTRTVKYDPIPIVRCESPEPPPRDEPAEDEPAPPAEDGE, from the coding sequence GTGAGCGTCGGTGGAGACGGCAAAGGTAAGCACGAAATGGTGCCGGATCCGCCGCATAGCGCGGCGATGTCCGATGACGACGATGCCGTCGTAGAGGACGTTCCTCCGTACGAGGCGATCACCGAGGTCATGCGCGCGATCGATCCGAACGAACCGCCGCCGGGGCAGACCGCCGGTGGCGTGCCCGCGTTCGACGACGAGACCGCGGAGCCAGCGGCAGTGCAGCCAGAAGAGCCGGAGCAGCTCGACGAGCCGGTGCACCCGGACCAGACGGTCGATGCCAACGAGATTGCGGGCCCCGACGAGACCGCGCAGCCCGACGAAACAGTGCAGCTCGACGAGACAGTGCAGCCCGAGCGCCCGGATCTCGATGTACCCGTGGATGTGGAAGCCCCCGTGACCGGTGCCGACGTGGTTGCGGACCGACCAGCTGACGACGCTGACGCTGAGGTGGATTCTCCATCGGTCCTGGATGAGGAGCAGCCCGCTCTCCCGCCGGAGTCACAGGACACCGTCGGCGATGCTGTTGATACTCCGACCACCGAGGTGGCCGCAGTGGACGCCGAGGATCCGACGGCACCAGTGACGATGGCGCAGGCTACCGAGGCGCCGGAGACAAACATCGATGACGGTGCCACCGTGGCGTTTCCCGTCGTCGAGTCTGCGGCAGCGACGGAACCATCCGCGCCCGAAGAGCACACGGTCGACGATTCCGCGCCCGCCGGTGTCTCCGATGACAAGTCTTCGCGGGTCAAGATTGCAGTGATAGTAGGTGCGGCCGTTGCGATCATCGGTGTGTTCTACGCCGCAGACATGCTGTCCTCCAACGGTTCTGTGCCGCGCGGAGTTACGGTCGCAGGTGTCGCGGTCGGCGGTCTGAGTCACGACGACGCCGAGGCGCGGCTTCAGGCCGAGCTGGGACCCCGCGTCGACCAGGCTGTCGATCTCGATGCAGGCGATCAACAGCTCGAACTGGTTCCACGGGACGCCGGTCTCGATATCGACTGGATCGCAACTCTCGATCGTGCGGGTTCGCAACCGATCAATCCGTTCACTCGTCTGGCGTCGTTCTTCACCGATAGCGAAATCGGTGTTCAGTCGACGGTGGACCCTGCACTGCTCGACGCTGCCGTGGAATCGATTCGCGCACAGACAGACCGGGCACCTGCGGAGGGCGACGTCGTCTTCGAGGGCACTACCCCGGTCGGTGTCACTCCAGCCCCAGGGCAGGCTTTGGACGTTGCGGGCGCGCGCGAGACGATCGAAACGAACTGGGCGTTCGGTGCCCTCGAGCTGCCGGTCGAGACCGTCGACGTAGCGATCCACCAGGATGAGGTGGACCGGGTCCTCGCCGAAGTCGCGAAGCCCGCGGTATCGGCGCCCGTGGTGTTCACCGGCCAGGACAACGCCGAGGCAGTATTGGATCCCGGTGGAATCGCTCGGATTCTGTCGTTCGAACCCGACGGTGACGGAGCGCTCGCGACGCGCCTCGACACTGCTGCCGCCACAGGTATTCTCGCGCCTGCGCTGGCATCGACGGAAACCCAGCCCAAGGACGCGACGTTCGCTCTCGGTGGTGGCGCTCCCACCGTAGTTCCAGGTGTTGTGGGCGAACTGGTGCAATGGCCCAAGACGCTGGAGCAGCTGCCGGCTCTGCTCGCCTCGACGGACGCTCGGACCGGTGAGGCCATCTACGAGCCGGTCCAGCCCGAGTTGACGACGGAAGGTGCGCAAGCGCTGGGAATCAACGAAGTCGTCGCCGAGTACACGACCGGCGGTTTCGAGTACGCGTCGGGCGTCAACATCGGCCTTACCGCCGACATCGTCAACGGCGCACTCGTGAAGCCCGGGGAAACATTCTCGCTCAACGAGTACACCGGACCACGAGGGACTGCCCAGGGGTTCGTGGAGTCGGGCATCATCGACAACGGTCGGCCGGACCGTGCGGTCGGTGGAGGTATCAGCCAGTTCGCGACGACGCTGTACAACGCGTCGTATTTCGGTGGCATGGAGGACGCGGGCCATACCGAGCACAGCTACTACATCAGCAGATACCCCGAGGCCCGTGAGGCAACGGTGTTCGAGGGTGCAATCGACCTGAAGTTCACCAACCCGACGAAGACCGGAATCGTGATCGAGTCGTTCGCCACGAACTCCAGTGTCACAGTGCGCTTGTGGGGAACCAAGACAGTCGACGTCGAGTCGGTCACCGGACCTCGTACGAATCCGACGAGTCCGAACACCATCACCCTCCCCGCGGGTCCTGGGTGTGTTGCATCCGGTGGTGGCTCAGGATTCACGGCCAGCGACACTCGCGTCGTCACCGATATCGCGACGGGCAACGAGATCTCGCGCAACACCCGCACGGTCAAATACGACCCCATTCCGATCGTCCGATGCGAGTCGCCGGAGCCTCCTCCTCGCGACGAACCGGCTGAGGACGAGCCCGCGCCACCCGCCGAGGATGGGGAGTAG
- a CDS encoding ABC transporter ATP-binding protein: protein MTDVDVSFGGIVALSNVSLDVRPGEVLGVIGPNGAGKTTLFNVACGLVHPRSGTLGRHGTPLTKLRPHDLPRLGMSRTLQGLGLFDRMTVLDNVMIGADRTARTGILAGLLGLPSSAADDDAVRSTALATLKQLRIDAYAHRLPPSLPYAVRKRVALARALVSEPSLLLLDEPASGLSSDEMDELAREIRALAEKTSVMLVEHHMDLVMSVCDRIFVLDFGKVIAHGTPAEIREDPAVLAAYLGNEVTHDK from the coding sequence ATGACCGACGTCGACGTCTCCTTCGGTGGCATCGTTGCGCTGTCGAACGTCAGCCTCGACGTCCGCCCCGGTGAGGTACTGGGCGTGATCGGCCCCAACGGAGCAGGAAAGACAACACTCTTCAACGTTGCCTGCGGGCTCGTCCACCCTCGGTCGGGAACACTCGGCCGTCACGGCACACCGTTGACGAAGCTTCGGCCGCACGACCTCCCTCGACTCGGGATGAGCAGGACCTTGCAAGGTCTCGGCCTGTTCGATCGCATGACCGTCCTCGACAACGTCATGATCGGTGCAGACCGTACCGCCCGCACCGGGATACTCGCCGGGCTCCTCGGTCTGCCGTCCAGTGCAGCCGACGACGACGCCGTCCGCTCGACCGCACTGGCCACTCTGAAACAACTGCGTATCGATGCCTATGCTCATCGGCTGCCACCCAGCCTGCCGTATGCGGTGCGCAAGCGGGTAGCTCTCGCCCGCGCGTTGGTGAGCGAACCGTCTCTACTTCTTCTCGACGAACCCGCCTCGGGACTGTCGAGTGACGAGATGGACGAACTTGCCCGCGAGATCCGTGCTCTCGCGGAGAAGACATCCGTGATGCTCGTCGAACACCATATGGACCTAGTCATGAGCGTCTGCGACCGCATCTTCGTCCTCGACTTCGGCAAGGTCATCGCTCACGGGACACCGGCGGAGATACGCGAGGACCCTGCTGTACTGGCGGCCTACCTCGGAAACGAAGTGACACATGACAAGTGA
- a CDS encoding DUF4185 domain-containing protein, with translation MTEFCLGGFVKRSTTTFITVLVSSLVVAGPAVANPNAINPIPVLNGTFGVPQLSGRTVAVAQTTGMSSTNETQNFNMLGTDLGIMWDNGNGEVLTAFGDTAGLGVPNLLQGSLWSWRSNSIVRSHDGNLADGMTFDSIVKDPIGQSKEVVPSAKIPFVEISRIPTAGVAVGPNQFMSLMSVNNWGTPGRWETNYSGLAVSGDNGESWTPVPETQRPSEGGNRNFQQTAFLKDGGFVYQYGTPPGRGNLGHVARVPEKDILDLGAYEYWNGHEWKKNDPAAAAPIVGGVGELSVAYNQHLGQYLMLTTDPFDSIVMRRSPTPVGPWSPPEVLVDTRELPSAYAPFIHPWSTGSDLYFLATVHRSYNVVLLRTTL, from the coding sequence ATGACCGAATTTTGCCTGGGAGGCTTTGTGAAGCGTTCGACGACGACATTCATCACCGTGCTGGTGTCGTCTCTGGTCGTCGCCGGCCCGGCCGTTGCCAATCCCAATGCAATCAACCCAATCCCCGTACTCAACGGGACCTTCGGGGTTCCCCAGCTGAGTGGACGTACGGTCGCCGTCGCCCAGACGACCGGCATGTCGAGCACCAACGAGACGCAGAACTTCAACATGCTCGGCACCGATCTCGGCATCATGTGGGACAACGGGAACGGTGAGGTTCTGACAGCCTTCGGTGACACCGCCGGACTCGGCGTGCCGAACCTTCTGCAGGGCAGTCTCTGGTCATGGCGCAGCAACTCCATCGTCCGCAGCCACGATGGCAATCTCGCCGACGGGATGACGTTCGACAGCATCGTCAAGGATCCGATCGGCCAATCCAAGGAAGTAGTTCCGAGCGCGAAGATCCCGTTCGTCGAGATCAGCCGAATCCCCACCGCGGGCGTCGCAGTGGGACCGAATCAGTTCATGAGCCTGATGTCGGTCAACAACTGGGGCACACCCGGCCGGTGGGAGACCAACTATTCAGGACTTGCGGTCTCGGGCGACAACGGCGAGAGCTGGACGCCCGTACCGGAGACCCAGCGACCGAGCGAAGGCGGGAATCGGAACTTCCAGCAGACCGCATTTCTGAAGGACGGCGGGTTCGTCTACCAGTACGGAACGCCGCCCGGACGCGGCAACCTCGGCCACGTCGCCCGCGTTCCAGAGAAAGACATACTCGATCTCGGCGCGTACGAATACTGGAACGGGCATGAGTGGAAGAAGAACGACCCCGCGGCTGCCGCTCCCATCGTCGGTGGCGTCGGCGAGCTGTCCGTTGCCTACAACCAGCACCTCGGGCAGTACCTGATGCTCACCACCGACCCCTTCGACTCCATCGTCATGCGGCGGTCACCCACCCCGGTCGGTCCGTGGAGTCCGCCGGAGGTTCTCGTCGACACACGTGAACTGCCGAGCGCGTACGCGCCGTTCATTCACCCGTGGTCCACGGGCTCCGACCTGTACTTCCTTGCCACCGTGCACCGCAGCTACAACGTCGTGCTACTCCGAACCACACTGTAG
- a CDS encoding helix-turn-helix domain-containing protein: MGSDYYTAEQVAELLGLHVRTVRNYIQDGRLPAVRIGKQYRITPDGLAALTGGEAPTAAIRVDVTAIVDVENIDEQTASRLALFLSTSATGRGPSDRRLKIDTGYDESAATLKVVVIGGGGDTSEILRLIDTFVEGSR, encoded by the coding sequence ATGGGGAGTGATTACTACACCGCCGAACAGGTCGCCGAGCTCCTTGGGTTACACGTCCGGACGGTACGCAACTACATCCAGGACGGCCGATTACCGGCGGTGCGGATCGGAAAGCAGTACCGCATCACCCCCGACGGTCTGGCCGCACTCACCGGCGGTGAAGCCCCGACCGCAGCGATCCGGGTAGACGTCACCGCCATCGTCGATGTCGAGAACATCGACGAACAGACCGCATCGCGACTCGCTCTCTTTCTGTCCACATCGGCAACCGGCCGCGGACCCAGCGACCGACGACTGAAGATCGACACCGGATACGACGAGAGTGCAGCCACATTGAAGGTCGTCGTCATCGGCGGCGGAGGCGATACCTCGGAAATTCTCCGCCTGATCGACACCTTCGTCGAGGGCAGCCGATGA
- a CDS encoding ABC transporter ATP-binding protein, with the protein MTSDATELVITDLTVRYGPVTALDSVSMTVAPGAVTAVLGANGAGKTTLLRTISGLLEPESGRIELAGVDVVGVSPDRMSRKGLAHVPEGRGVIAELTVEENLRLGALGRNRSHDAVTLDRIYEMFPPLDSRRSSSAHTLSGGERQMLVIGRALMATPSVLLLDEPSLGLAPKVVAQIFDILRTLVDAESMTVVLVEQNARSALSIAEHAVVLDLGKVAVEGPADTLAEDDTLRHAYLGF; encoded by the coding sequence ATGACAAGTGATGCGACCGAACTGGTCATCACCGATCTCACCGTTCGATACGGACCGGTGACCGCGCTCGACTCGGTATCCATGACCGTCGCTCCTGGCGCGGTCACCGCCGTGCTCGGCGCGAACGGCGCAGGGAAGACGACTCTGCTCCGCACCATCTCGGGTCTTCTCGAGCCCGAGTCCGGGCGTATCGAACTCGCCGGTGTCGATGTAGTCGGCGTGTCACCGGATCGCATGTCCCGCAAGGGTTTGGCCCACGTTCCCGAAGGACGGGGTGTCATAGCCGAGTTGACCGTCGAAGAAAATCTCAGACTGGGCGCGTTGGGACGCAACAGAAGCCACGACGCTGTCACGCTCGACCGCATATACGAGATGTTCCCACCCCTGGACAGTCGTCGTTCTTCGTCGGCGCACACACTGTCCGGCGGCGAACGGCAAATGCTCGTGATCGGTCGAGCCCTGATGGCCACGCCGTCGGTGCTTCTACTGGACGAACCATCCCTCGGACTGGCCCCGAAAGTCGTCGCGCAGATCTTCGACATTCTGCGCACACTCGTCGATGCCGAATCGATGACAGTCGTTCTCGTCGAACAGAATGCGCGAAGCGCACTGTCCATAGCCGAACACGCAGTCGTCCTCGATCTGGGCAAGGTCGCTGTGGAGGGTCCCGCCGACACGCTGGCAGAGGACGACACTCTCCGACACGCCTACCTCGGGTTCTGA
- a CDS encoding helix-turn-helix domain-containing protein yields MVAPDVRDASSRSAARGAVTADDQVRIQRAWSGLSSRADTIADSITLALIEQEPAYMVSATPDIAGEIRRSTREHIRQGLRTLSGASAADGNTREVWRRTGRERARQGIPMELVLKAYTLGSRTLWEELVLEREQHRSDIDEYLLLVAGQQLWRALDSQYETLVDAYRRESVRMQQRDLANVLVILDGLRSGRGGDPAFVIEARATLGLSASQEIACVVGPLDEHGTPPLSAPEDALDQIGAVSHWNIRDGHQFALVALPRGSWNSIGSALDALAARAVGPVGVAHSPDGVSSFAAAYRLAALTAETITEVSGVALATDRLPRVIMAADEQSSELLVHHALGNLWTHPEPQRETLLGTLAHVLASDGSPTNAAKVLYCHRNTVIYRIRRIEELTGLDLADPRDRLLLTLALVKTGHWVRAVGQGDSSTPRGSFK; encoded by the coding sequence GTGGTTGCTCCTGATGTTCGCGACGCGTCATCGCGCTCGGCTGCCCGCGGGGCGGTGACAGCCGACGATCAGGTGCGGATTCAGCGGGCGTGGTCGGGGTTGTCTTCCCGCGCGGATACGATCGCCGACTCGATCACGCTGGCGTTGATCGAACAGGAACCGGCTTACATGGTCAGTGCGACCCCGGACATTGCAGGCGAGATTCGACGCAGCACTCGCGAGCACATCCGGCAAGGTCTGAGAACGCTTTCCGGGGCGTCCGCCGCTGATGGCAACACCCGCGAAGTGTGGCGTCGAACCGGTCGGGAGCGCGCACGTCAGGGCATACCGATGGAGTTGGTGCTCAAGGCATACACGCTCGGTAGCCGAACGTTGTGGGAAGAGCTGGTGCTCGAACGCGAGCAGCACCGATCCGACATCGACGAGTATCTGCTGCTCGTTGCCGGACAGCAACTGTGGCGCGCGCTGGACAGTCAGTACGAAACTCTCGTCGACGCGTATCGACGGGAGAGCGTGCGGATGCAACAGCGCGATCTGGCCAACGTTCTGGTGATTCTCGACGGCCTGCGGTCGGGGCGAGGAGGAGACCCCGCGTTCGTCATCGAAGCGCGTGCCACCCTCGGGCTTTCCGCATCACAGGAAATTGCCTGTGTCGTAGGCCCGCTCGACGAGCATGGGACACCGCCACTGTCCGCACCCGAGGACGCGCTGGACCAGATCGGCGCGGTTTCGCACTGGAACATTCGCGACGGTCACCAGTTTGCGCTTGTCGCGTTGCCACGCGGATCGTGGAATTCGATAGGTTCGGCTCTGGATGCCCTGGCTGCCCGTGCGGTGGGGCCCGTCGGAGTCGCGCATTCGCCGGACGGTGTGTCGTCGTTCGCCGCTGCGTACCGTCTGGCGGCGTTGACGGCCGAGACCATCACCGAGGTGAGCGGTGTGGCATTGGCAACGGACCGGTTGCCGCGAGTGATCATGGCGGCCGACGAGCAGTCGTCCGAGTTACTCGTCCACCATGCTCTCGGAAATCTGTGGACACACCCGGAGCCGCAGCGCGAAACGTTGCTCGGCACCCTCGCACACGTTCTGGCAAGCGACGGATCGCCGACGAACGCTGCCAAGGTCCTCTACTGCCATCGGAACACGGTGATCTACAGAATTCGCCGGATCGAGGAGCTTACCGGCCTTGACCTGGCAGATCCGAGAGATCGACTCCTGCTCACGTTGGCTCTGGTCAAGACCGGACATTGGGTACGCGCGGTCGGCCAGGGGGACAGTTCGACACCCCGCGGTTCGTTCAAATGA
- a CDS encoding DUF4180 domain-containing protein, with the protein MKIHYLDPTGPLLASESDALDLVGDAYGMDASVVVVPLARLHPDFFDLSTRIAGEFLQKLVNYRIRLVIEGDISPFTNISESLRAFVAESNRGSHVWFVPDRLSLHDRIATIQ; encoded by the coding sequence ATGAAGATCCACTACCTCGACCCCACGGGGCCGCTGCTGGCGTCCGAATCCGACGCGCTCGATCTCGTCGGCGACGCATACGGGATGGACGCCTCCGTCGTCGTAGTTCCCCTCGCACGATTGCATCCGGACTTTTTCGATCTCAGCACGCGGATCGCAGGAGAATTTCTGCAAAAGCTGGTGAACTACCGGATTCGACTCGTAATCGAGGGCGACATCAGCCCGTTCACCAACATCAGCGAGTCCCTTCGCGCATTCGTTGCCGAGTCCAATCGGGGGTCTCACGTCTGGTTCGTTCCCGATCGGTTATCTCTCCACGACCGTATTGCAACAATCCAATAG